Proteins encoded together in one Camelina sativa cultivar DH55 chromosome 9, Cs, whole genome shotgun sequence window:
- the LOC104716017 gene encoding serine carboxypeptidase-like 32 translates to MNIFSVSIALCLCTFFAFVSSDTSEAMRDLVTNFPGQPKVSFRHYAGYVTVDEPSGRALFYWFFEAMTYPNVKPLLLWLNGGPGCSSVGYGATQEIGPFLVDNKGNSVKSNPYAWNKEANVLFLESPAGVGFSYSNTSSDYRKLGDDFTARDTYAFLQKWFVRFPAYKENLFYIAGESYAGKYVPELAEVIYDKNKEHNDNLSLHINLKGILLGNPLTSYVEDWTGWVDYAWSHAVISDETYRVIKRSCNFNSNTTWDVKDCKEGVDEILKQYKEIDQFSLYTPTCIHHSSKLYSYANSKTIPRLFDGFDPCLDDYAKVFYNRADVQKALHATDGVHPKNWTICNADILNNWNWTDSKPSVLPIYKKLIAGGFRVWVYSGDTDGRVPVLSTRYCINKLELPIKTAWRPWYHEKQVTFFFFXYEGLTFATFRGAGHDVPSFKPSESLAFFSAFLNGVPPPSSR, encoded by the exons ATGAACATTTTCAGTGTATCCATTGCTTTGTGTCTTTGCACTTTTTTCGCTTTTGTTTCATCTGATACTTCAGAAGCAATGAGAGATCTCGTGACAAATTTTCCTGGCCAACCAAAAGTTAGCTTCAGACATTACGCCGGTTATGTCACTGTCGATGAACCCAGTGGGAGGGCTTTGTTTTATTGGTTCTTCGAAGCTATGACTTATCCCAACGTAAAGCCTTTATTACTATGGCTTAATGGAG gtCCTGGCTGTTCTTCTGTGGGATACGGAGCAACACAAGAGATTGGTCCATTTCTCGTGGATAACAAAGGAAACAGTGTTAAGTCTAACCCCTACGCATGGAATAAAG AGGCCAACGTATTGTTTCTTGAATCTCCGGCTGGTGTTGGGTTTTCGTATTCAAACACAAGTAGTGATTATAGAAAACTCGGCGATGACTTTacag CGAGAGACACATACGCTTTTCTCCAAAAGTGGTTCGTGAGATTCCCAGCTTACAAAGAAAACTTGTTCTATATCGCAGGAGAGAGCTATGCAG GGAAATACGTACCCGAGCTTGCAGAGGTTATTTACGACAAGAACAAGGAACACAACGACAACTTATCACTTCACATTAATTTAAAGGGCATTTTG CTTGGAAATCCGTTGACATCATACGTGGAAGATTGGACAGGATGGGTGGATTATGCGTGGAGCCACGCAGTGATATCAGACGAGACATATAGAGTCATAAAAAGAAGTTGCAATTTTAATAGTAACACTACTTGGGACGTTAAAGATTGCAAAGAAGGCGTAGACGAAATACTCAAACAATACAAAGAGATTGATCAATTCAGCCTCTACACTCCTACCTGCATTCACCATTCATCAAAGCTTTATTCCTACGCCAATTCCAAGACG ATACCGAGGCTGTTCGATGGCTTTGACCCGTGTTTGGATGATTACGCAAAAGTATTCTACAACCGAGCTGATGTTCAGAAAGCTCTTCACGCCACTGATGGTGTACATCCCAAGAACTGGACCATTTGCAA TGCTGATATTCTAAATAATTGGAACTGGACTGATTCAAAGCCTTCGGTTTTGCCTATATATAAGAAACTCATCGCTGGAGGATTTAGAGTTTGGGTTTACAG CGGTGATACTGACGGAAGAGTTCCGGTACTCTCAACAAGGTACTGCATAAATAAACTGGAATTACCAATCAAGACAGCTTGGAGGCCATGGTACCATGAGAAACAGGTAAC tttttttttttttNAATACGAAGGTCTAACGTTTGCAACGTTCAGAGGAGCAGGGCATGATGTGCCTTCCTTTAAACCCAGTGAATCCCTCGCGTTTTTCTCTGCCTTCCTCAACGGAGTTCCTCCTCCTTCATCGCGATAG
- the LOC104714441 gene encoding helicase-like transcription factor CHR28: protein MGEEGSLFGVGDELPGDDCDGAFEFEDDDETIDIETIYRILDEKPDFAEASQDNSSPAGSSADELKNSHLQNGSQMVDWMPSGDSYSLGASQPGGSFDDHMKMEPVLSPSPAHTCSASLKDWFSLSQGEQPVETCGVSQSEMTSCISSSFSDHDGNVAFNPVNCDVDTVSKLDDKIIDSKCSPTMVTPYFDDVPGYGAGLGADHTSSVMSGFFNNSNSLSDSADNYVSSAQNCYNTNGAPLLEHTPNFVQNFSFQFFPNKEEAVNDVESGVSESQSDGASRMIFDRHGRVDNGSLERKPAIDSSSARGISFKCESYPSVSPACGRLYNSFNSHLSDNDLDRPDYCSSSFQENEAVHVTAKPEAESEKVVYSSVPGEYSVRDDSYAPGETNHWWSGASSCAVSYQTDIEKGYSFMAPQTVFPGQDSGNRSSSNFYDPNACMQYVAEDLSPVTQSNEHSDFQIHQGDGEHIQPRSIDSNFSNSSFESVQSHSSECISDSDDDSDVCIIETNGPSAIPPRPVAMKKPVVTSEYSTIGHNFNQPGGLKLQSNKENMIFQAALQDLSQPNSEASPPDGVLTVPLLRHQRIALSWMAQKETSGFPCSGGILADDQGLGKTVSTIALILKERSKPAQACEESTKKEIFDLESESGECAPLKPSGKSDHFEHSQLLSNESKVGGDSVGKVRGRPAAGTLVVCPTSVMRQWADELHKKVTSEANLSVLVYHGSSRTKDPHELAKYDVVVTTFSIVSMEVPKQPLVDNDDEEKGGVHDGESATNGFCSNKKRKYPPDSKKKGSKKKKHVEFVSGPLAKVSWFRVVLDEAQSIKNYKTQVARACWGLRAKRRWCLSGTPIQNSIDDLYSYFRFLKYDPYSSYVLFCSTIKNPISRNPVKGYQKLQAILKTVMLRRTKGSFLDGKPIISLPPKSIELRKVDFTMEERDFYSKLEAESRSQFREYEEAGTVKQNYVNILLMLLRLRQACDHPLLVNGDYSFTWESSVGLAKKQIFSEASLAICGICNDAPEDAVVSVCGHVFCKQCIYERLTGDNNHCPFANCNVRLTISSLSSKTRLDDAKSGIQDLATLNHVESLGPCSDEELPYGSSKIKAALEILQSLPKAHDLTDTNQISQNREDSCLPVIKSEGMRIDNPIKVAGEKAIVFSQWTKMLDLLEASLVSSRIQYRRLDGTMSVAARDKAVQDFNTLPEVTVMIMSLKAASLGLNMVAACHVLMLDLWWNPTTEDQAIDRAHRIGQTRPVTVVRFTVKDTVEDRILALQQKKRMMVASAFGEDEKGSRQSHLTVEDLSYLFMADS from the exons ATGGGTGAGGAAGGTTCATTATTTGGCGTGGGAGATGAATTACCTGGTGATGATTGTGACGGTGCTTTtgagtttgaagatgatgacgaGACTATTGATATCGAAACGATTTATCGGATTCTAGATGAGAAGCCTGATTTTGCTGAG GCTAGCCAAGATAATTCATCACCAGCTGGTTCATCTGCTGACGAGCTCAAGAATTCACATTTGCAAAATG GTTCTCAGATGGTTGATTGGATGCCTTCTGGGGACTCATATAGCTTGGGAGCCTCGCAACCAGGAGGTTCATTTGATGACCACATGAAAATGGAACCTGTGCTAAGTCCTTCACCTGCTCATACTTGTTCTGCAAGTCTTAAAGATTGGTTTTCGTTAAGCCAGGGTGAGCAGCCTGTGGAAACATGTGGAGTATCTCAATCTGAGATGACTAGTTGTATATCGTCTAGTTTCTCTGATCATGATGGCAATGTGGCCTTTAATCCAGTGAATTGTGACGTTGACACTGTCTCTAAGCTGGATGACAAGATAATTGATTCCAAAT GCAGCCCCACAATGGTGACCCCATATTTCGATGATGTGCCTGGATATGGAGCGGGTTTGGGAGCCGATCATACTTCTTCCGTCATGTCAGGATTTTTCAATAACTCCAATTCTCTCAGTGATAGTGCGGATAACTATGTCTCTTCTGCACAAAACTGCTACAATACAAATGGTGCACCTTTATTAGAACATACCCCCAATTTTGTCCAGAATTTTTCGTTTCAGTTCTTTCCTAATAAAGAAGAAGCTGTAAATGATGTTGAGAGTGGAGTAAGTGAGTCTCAGTCGGATGGTGCCAGCCGGATGATTTTTGATAGACACGGGAGAGTAGACAATGGATCTTTAGAAAGGAAACCTGCTATTGATTCTTCTAGTGCAAGGGGGATCAGTTTCAAGTGTGAAAGTTATCCTTCAGTTTCTCCTGCCTGTGGCAGACTGTACAACAGTTTCAACAGTCATTTATCTGATAATGATCTTGACCGGCCTGATTATTGTTCAAGCAGTTTTCAGGAAAACGAAGCTGTTCATGTGACTGCTAAACCAGAGGCTGAGTCAGAGAAAGTGGTATACAGTTCAGTTCCAGGGGAATATAGTGTCAGGGACGATTCATATGCACCTGGAGAAACCAATCATTGGTGGTCTGGTGCATCAAGCTGTGCAGTCTCCTATCAAACAGATATTGAGAAGGGATACTCATTTATGGCACCACAAACTGTTTTTCCTGGCCAAGACAGTGGCAACAGAAGCTCCAGTAATTTTTATGATCCAAATGCATGTATGCAATATGTGGCAGAAGATCTCAGCCCAGTGACACAAAGCAATGAGCATTCAGATTTTCAAATACATCAAGGAGACGGTGAACATATTCAACCAAGGAGCATTGATTCTAATTTCTCAAATTCTAGCTTCGAATCAGTTCAAAGCCATTCTTCAGAATGTATATCcgatagtgatgatgattctgACGTCTGCATAATAGAAACTAATGGTCCATCTGCAATCCCACCTCGACCTGTAGCTATGAAAAAGCCAGTGGTTACGTCAGAATATTCTACAATTGGTCATAATTTTAATCAACCTGGAG GCCTGAAGCTTCagtcaaataaagaaaatatgatcTTCCAAGCTGCATTGCAG GATCTCTCTCAGCCTAATTCTGAGGCAAGTCCGCCTGATGGTGTCTTGACAGTCCCACTTCTAAGACATCAG CGAATTGCATTGTCATGGATGGCCCAGAAGGAAACAAGTGGCTTCCCCTGTTCGGGAGGAATCCTGGCTGATGATCAG GGACTTGGGAAGACGGTTTCCACTATAGCTCTTATATTGAAGGAACGGTCTAAACCTGCCCAAGCATGTGAAGAAAGTACGAAGAAAGAGATTTTTGACCTTGAAAGCGAGAGTGGAGAATGTGCGCCTTTAAAACCCAGTGGTAAAAGCGATCATTTTGAACACTCTCAATTGCTTTCCAATGAAAGCAAAGTTGGTGGAGATAGTGTGGGTAAAGTGAGGGGAAGGCCAGCTGCTGGAACTCTTGTTGTCTGTCCCACTAGTGTTATGCGGCAGTGGGCTGATGAATTACATAAGAAGGTGACTAGTGAAGCGAATCTCTCTGTTCTGGTATACCATGGGTCTAGCAGGACAAAGGATCCTCATGAGCTGGCTAAATATGATGTTGTTGTTACCACATTTTCTATCGTAAGTATGGAAGTGCCGAAGCAGCCTCTTGTAGACAATGATGACGAAGAGAAGGGTGGGGTACATGATGGTGAATCTGCAACTAATGGCTTTTGctcaaacaagaaaagaaaatatcctcctgattctaagaagaaaggctcaaagaagaagaaacatgttgAATTTGTGTCTGGTCCTCTTGCGAAAGTTTCATGGTTTAGAGTTGTTCTTGATGAAGCACAGAGCATTAAGAATTACAAAACCCAAGTTGCAAGAGCATGTTGGGGCCTTCGTGCTAAACGGAGGTGGTGTTTGTCTGGCACTCCAATCCAGAATTCAATCGATGACCTCTACAGCTACTTTCGGTTCCTCAAATATGATCCTTATTCTTCTTACGTATTGTTCTGTAGCACGATTAAAAACCCTATTTCTAGGAACCCAGTGAAAGGATATCAGAAGCTGCAGGCTATCCTTAAAACAGTGATGCTTCGCCGAACTAAAG GTTCATTTCTTGATGGGAAACCCATCATCTCTTTACCTCCGAAGTCCATTGAATTGAGAAAAGTGGATTTCACTATGGAGGAACGTGATTTCTACTCCAAATTAGAGGCCGAATCTCGCAGTCAATTCAGG GAATATGAAGAAGCCGGAACAGTGAAGCAAAATTATGTCAATATCTTGTTGATGCTCTTGCGCCTTCGCCAAGCTTGTGATCACCCTCTTCTCGTGAATGGTGATTACAGTTTTACCTGGGAATCCTCcgttggattagctaagaagcaGATTTTCTCAGAAGCTTCACTGGCAATTTGTGGTATCTGCAAT GATGCACCTGAAGATGCTGTTGTTTCAGTCTGTGGTCATGTTTTCTGTAAACAGTGCATTTATGAGCGCCTTACAGGTGATAATAATCACTGCCCTTTTGCAAACTGCAATGTCAGACTCACCATCTCATCGTTGTCCTCCAAAACAAGATTAGACGATGCTAAGTCTGGCATACAGGATCTTGCCACTTTGAATCATGTTGAGAGCCTCGGCCCTTGTTCTGATGAAGAACTTCCATATGGTTCATCTAAAATCAAGGCTGCTCTAGAGATCTTACAATCACTGCCTAAAGCGCATGATTTGACAGATACGAATCAGATCTCTCAAAACAGAGAGGACTCCTGTCTTCCTGTAATTAAAAGTGAGGGCATGAGGATTGATAATCCGATTAAAGTAGCTGGAGAAAAAGCGATTGTGTTTTCCCAATGGACAAAGATGCTGGACCTACTTGAAGCTTCTCTTGTTAGTTCGCGTATTCAGTATAGAAGGCTTGATGGAACAATGTCAGTTGCTGCTCGAGATAAAGCAGTGCAGGATTTTAATACTCTTCCTGAG gTTACTGTAATGATTATGTCTCTCAAGGCTGCTAGTCTCGGACTGAACATGGTGGCTGCTTGTCATGTTCTGATGCTGGACTTATGGTGGAACCCAACAACCGAGGATCAAGCAATTGATAGAGCACATCGTATAGGACAGACACGACCAGTAACAGTGGTTCGCTTCACAGTAAAGGATACAGTCGAAGATCGGATATTGGCCCTTCAG caaaagaagagaatgatgGTAGCCTCTGCGtttggagaagatgaaaaaggAAGCCGACAGTCTCACCTCACTGTAGAGGACTTGAGCTATCTGTTTATGGCAGATTCATGA
- the LOC104716016 gene encoding (E,E)-geranyllinalool synthase-like: LDPYSFVSPSAYDTAWLSMIEEDNNVGDDELKPMFQDCLDWIMCNQNAREGFWGNSGGYTQMADAEAEDGEEDMYILTSTLACVVALHKWNIGYFHLHKGARFIERSTEMIIGKQIHENGSYPRWFVIKFTGILELAQQLGLHFVFSSRCVKMIKEMFYQRQEILKREKLVGDCNHKPLLAYLEALALKLYVENHEDTIVKSLDNIDGSLFQSPSATASAFMITRNAKCLAYLQNLVQRCPNGVPQKYPLNEDLIKLSMVNLIESTGLGEFFGREIEHVIQQVYRRHDEEEDVKNKPMSYVADQLHKDSLAFRMLRMHGRHISPRRFCWFMKDQEIRCNLERNIDSFLPIILSVYRATDLMFPGEYELEEAREYTWSLLEKRRSIDERMIMHELSTPWIARLRHLDHRMWIEDKNSNVLSSGKASFLRLHSSYSNKVIYLAARNFEFQQAKYRGELEELTMWVKKWGLSDIGFGREKTTYCYFATVTSLPYEYAIKLSKLAAKSAILITVADDFFDEEGSLNDLEALTKAVLRWEGEELKGYGKIIFKALDDIVSETADTCRKHHGTDIIVYLRNIWGETFESWLREAEWSKKGHTPPMEEYIRNGMISIAAHTVALSMSYLIEPSFPQDKLKPGNYDYMTTLLMIIPRLLNDLQSYQKEREQGKINSVLLHLKNHPDLEIEDSIAHIEKIIDSKRKELLEHVLVDGLSDLPKPCKEIHLSCCKVFEMFFNKKNRYDSDTEMLQDIKKALYDPVNVYEQSEIEPLPLMSHGDDFMILPLLLNSMPNILEYKKDEYGAMKTSMCLRRSYRVQKRFMVSQLDDHRKPLKIVASQRNPAPMIQPIFSPCFY, encoded by the exons CTTGATCCTTACTCATTTGTCTCTCCTTCCGCCTACGACACGGCTTGGTTATCCATGATCGAAGAAGACAACAACGTAGGTGATGATGAGCTTAAACCGATGTTCCAAGATTGTCTAGACTGGATTATGTGCAATCAAAACGCAAGAGAAGGTTTCTGGGGAAACTCCGGTGGTTATACTCAAATGGCTGATGCCGAAGCCGAAGACGGCGAAGAGGACATGTACATTCTCACCTCTACTCTTGCTTGTGTTGTAGCACTTCACAAATGGAATATTGGGTATTTTCATCTCCACAAAGGTGC AAGATTTATCGAACGAAGTACGGAGATGATAATTGGGAAACAGATCCACGAAAATGGATCTTATCCTCGTTGGTTCGTTATCAAATTCACTGGAATCCTAGAGCTTGCTCAACAACTTGGCTTACACTTTGTCTTCTCTAGTCGCTGCGTCAAAATGATCAAAGAAATGTTTTATCAACGCCAAGAGATTCTCAAAAG AGAAAAATTGGTGGGTGATTGTAACCATAAACCTCTACTAGCCTATCTAGAGGCATTGGCAttgaaattatatgttgaaaATCATGAAGACACCATTGTTAAGAGCCTCGACAATATCGACGGCTCTTTGTTTCAGTCGCCTTCAGCAACTGCATCAGCGTTTATGATCACTCGCAACGCAAAATGTTTAGCTTATCTTCAAAATCTCGTTCAAAGATGCCCTAATGgag tGCCACAAAAGTACCCTCTCAATGAAGATCTCATAAAACTCTCCATGGTTAATCTAATCGAGAGTACTGGTTTAGGAGAGTTCTTCGGTAGAGAGATTGAACATGTTATTCAACAAGTTTACAG GCGCcacgacgaggaagaagatgtcAAGAACAAACCCATGAGTTACGTAGCAGATCAATTGCACAAAGACTCTCTTGCATTTCGGATGCTAAGGATGCATGGTCGACACATCTCACCTA GAAGGTTTTGCTGGTTCATGAAGGATCAAGAAATCCGATGTAATTTAGAAAGAAACATAGATTCTTTCTTGCCAATAATCCTAAGTGTTTACAGAGCTACGGATCTCATGTTTCCGGGAGAGTATGAGCTTGAAGAAGCAAGAGAGTATACTTGGAGTTTACTCGAGAAACGTCGGTCTATCGACGAAAGAATG ATTATGCATGAATTAAGTACTCCATGGATAGCTCGACTCAGACACCTTGATCATAGAATGTGGATTGAGGACAAGAACTCAAATGTTCTCTCAAGCGGAAAAGCTTCCTTTCTAAG ACTACATAGTTCATATAGCAACAAAGTAATTTATCTTGCTGCAAGAAATTTCGAGTTTCAACAAGCCAAATATCGAGGCGAGCTGGAGGAATTGACAAT GTGGGTAAAGAAATGGGGACTTAGTGATATTGGTTTCGGTAGAGAGAAGACAACATATTGTTACTTTGCAACTGTCACTTCGTTGCCCTATGAATATGCCATCAAACTTAGTAAGCTTGCAGCAAAGAGTGCCATCCTCATCACAGTTGCCGATGATTTCTTTGATGAAGAAGGTTCTTTAAATGATTTGGAAGCTCTAACGAAAGCAGTCTTAag ATGGGAAGGAGAGGAGCTTAAAGGTTACGGCAAGATCATTTTTAAAGCACTTGATGACATTGTAAGTGAAACTGCAGATACTTGTCGTAAGCATCACGGGACCGACATAATCGTCTATCTTCGCAACATC tgGGGTGAAACATTTGAGTCATGGCTACGTGAAGCTGAATGGAGTAAGAAGGGACACACACCGCCCATGGAAGAATATATTCGAAACGGAATGATCTCAATCGCAGCACACACCGTTGCTCTTTCCATGTCATATCTCATAGAACCTTCTTTTCCCCAAGATAAACTCAAACCCGGAAATTACGATTATATGACAACATTGCTCATGATCATACCTCGACTCTTAAATGATCTACAAAGTTATCAG AAGGAACGAGAACAAGGGAAGATCAATTCCGTGCTGCTCCACTTGAAGAATCATCCAGACCTCGAGATTGAGGACTCGATCGCTCATATCGAAAAGATAATCGATTCGAAAAGGAAAGAGTTACTGGAGCATGTACTAGTAGATGGACTAAGTGATTTACCAAAACCATGCAAAGAGATTCACCTGTCTTGTTGTAAAGTCTTCGAGATGTTTTTTAACAAGAAGAACCGTTATGATTCGGACACGGAGATGCTTCAAGATATCAAAAAGGCTCTCTACGATCCTGTGAATGTTTATGAACAATCAGAGATCGAGCCTTTGCCACTGATGTCACATGGTGATGACTTTATGATTCTTCCTTTGCTTTTGAACAGCATGCCAAATATTCTTGAATATAAGAAGGACGAATACGGAGCCATGAAAACATCTATGTGCTTGAGAAGAAGTTATCGTGTTCAAAAACGCTTTATGGTCTCACAGCTTGATGATCATCGTAAGCCTCTCAAGATTGTCGCCTCGCAGCGGAATCCGGCACCAATGATCCAACCAATATTCTCACCATGCTTCTACTAA